The DNA window TTTCATTAATCCGCTGGTGAATGTGCTGCTGGGGATGTTGTTCCTGGGCGAACGCTTCCGCCGAATGCAGTGGTTGGCGGTGGCACTGGCTTTCGCCGGCGTCCTGATCCAGCTATGGCAGTTCGGTTCACTGCCGATTATCGGTCTGGGGCTGGCATTCAGTTTTGCCTTCTACGGCCTGCTGCGCAAGAAGATCGCCATCGACGCGCAGACCGGCATGCTGATCGAAACCCTGTGGCTGCTGCCGGTAGCGGCCGCCTATCTGTTCCTGTTCGCCGACAGCCCGACCAGCCACCTCGGTGCCAATGCCTGGTCGCTGAACCTGTTGCTGGTGGCCGCTGGTATCGTCACCACCATACCGCTGCTGTTCTTTACCGCTGCGGCTACTCGTCTGCGCCTGTCGACGCTCGGCTTCTTCCAATACCTCGGCCCCACGCTGATGTTCCTGCTGGCCGTGACCTTCTACGGTGAAACCGTCGGACAGGACAAGCTGGTCACCTTCGGCTTTATCTGGGCGGCGCTGCTGCTGTTTATCCTCGAC is part of the Serratia quinivorans genome and encodes:
- the rarD_1 gene encoding putative chloramphenical resistance permease RarD, which translates into the protein MDAQQTRQGIFFALAAYFIWGIAPAYFKLIQQVPADEILTHRVIWSFFFMLALITLGRNWSQVRSACHDRKRLLLLAVTALLIGGNWLLFIWAVNNHHMLEASLGYFINPLVNVLLGMLFLGERFRRMQWLAVALAFAGVLIQLWQFGSLPIIGLGLAFSFAFYGLLRKKIAIDAQTGMLIETLWLLPVAAAYLFLFADSPTSHLGANAWSLNLLLVAAGIVTTIPLLFFTAAATRLRLSTLGFFQYLGPTLMFLLAVTFYGETVGQDKLVTFGFIWAALLLFILDALYTQRKLR